GAACTCGAAGGCATTTTTCACCCCGTAGGGTTTCAGCAGCTCAAGGAAATCGGCTAGCCTTGAGGGATCTCCTTTCAGCCCCGGCGGCAGTTGCCAGAGTATAGTCCCCAATTTTTCCTTCAACGCCACAACCCGCGAAAAAAAGACGTCGAGAGGTTCGGCAGAGGCCTTCAGCTTCTTCACATGAGTGATGAACCTGCTGCCCTTGATGGAGAAGATAAAGCCCGTGGGTGTCTCCTGGTACCACCGATGAAAGGTCTCCTTGTCAGGAAGGCTGTAGAAGGTCACATTCAGTTCTACGGTCCGGAATCTCGACGAATAGTATTGAAGCCACTGTTTTTGAGATAGATCGGCGGGGTAGAAGGGGCCTTTCCAATGGTTGTAGAAAAAACCGCTGCATCCTACGTATATGGTTGGCATAGGAGTATTGTATCACATACCCGGCGGATCTACTATTATGAATGGCGGGAGCTACGAACTGAGCGGGCCGAACCTATCCCTGAAATCCTCGGGGGAAAGGTTCGCCACCTTCGCAATGCGCTTGAGATTATCTGCCTCAAGGTCTTCACGTTCAAGGCGGATCATATATTTCCTGCCAACCTCATAGGCCTCGGAAGTGATATCGACCGTTCTTATCTTGACCTTCCCCGTGGCGTAATCGATCATCTCGACGAAGGGCGTCGACTTGAGGTCCCCTTCATAATAGGAAATAAGGGCTCCGGTGCCGCCTCTCAGAAGGTAGCGGACAGCACCGTACCCAAGATTCCTCGTGTATTCGATATCAAAGGGGATGGGGTCTGCAGCCCTCAATTCATACCCCACGTTTTTATCAACGATCGTTGCATTTATGCCGAAAGAATCGAGGGTCTTCTTCACAAAGTATCTCAGAACCCTTCCGAGCTGGATCTCAGAAAGCCGTATCCTTCCCGTTTCGTCCTTTTCGAGCTGTCCGTAACGGCTCAGTTCTTCAAGGTCAAGCCTTTCGGATATCCCCTCAGCAAGGATTGCAACTCCATGGTCTCTGCCCATAGAGAGTCTCTTTATCATGGACGCTGTGAGGATATCTGAAACCGTCATGAAGGAGAGGGCGCCGTCTTTGAATTCCTCGGGAATCAGGGTTATCGTTGCGCCCGCGGCCTTGCCTATGCCCAATGCCAGATAGCCCGTATTCCTGCCCATCGTTGTTATAAAGTACCATCTCCCCGTGGTCCTGGAATCCTCCATGAGGTTCTTGACGATCTCGACCCCCCAATGCCTTGCAGTCTCGTACCCGAAGGTCGATGCCCCTCCCGGCAGGGGAATGTCGTTGTCGATGGTCTTCGGCACATGGACGACGCTGAGGGAACCCCTCGATTCCTTCTCAATCCAGTTCGCCATGTACAGGGTACCCTCGCCGCCTATGGTTATGAGATATTTGACGCCGAGGCCTTTGAGCGTAGACATGAGGACCCCGAATCGCTCTTTCACTCGTTCGGGATAGTCGCGGGAAGTCCTGAGGATAGATCCACCTTCAGTATGGATCCGTGAGACATCGTCCATGGTGAGAGGGTTTGCGCAGGAACTGTCGCCGTTGAAAAGGCTCTTGAAGCCACCCGTAATCCCGATGACCCTCTTCCCCTGATTGATCGCCTCAATCGTCGAAGAGCTTATGACACCGTTAATTCCCGGTGCAGGGCCCCCACCCACAATGATGCCGACGATATCCTTGGTCCTTTTGGCCATGAACTACAAGCCGAAAAGACCTGCGTTGATCTCCTTATTCACCATGGCCGGTCTGATTGTCTTCTTCACGATATCATCCGTATCCGTCACCTTAAGCTTCGAGAAGA
The nucleotide sequence above comes from Thermodesulfovibrionales bacterium. Encoded proteins:
- a CDS encoding DUF72 domain-containing protein encodes the protein MPTIYVGCSGFFYNHWKGPFYPADLSQKQWLQYYSSRFRTVELNVTFYSLPDKETFHRWYQETPTGFIFSIKGSRFITHVKKLKASAEPLDVFFSRVVALKEKLGTILWQLPPGLKGDPSRLADFLELLKPYGVKNAFEFRDASWVSKKVFTLLERERASLCMADSPAFLNDLPLTAAFVYIRRHGQAGDHASCYSQEQLKADAGMIRKYVKQGKDVFIYFNNDAFGYATKNAQELIALLKR
- the pfp gene encoding diphosphate--fructose-6-phosphate 1-phosphotransferase, translated to MAKRTKDIVGIIVGGGPAPGINGVISSSTIEAINQGKRVIGITGGFKSLFNGDSSCANPLTMDDVSRIHTEGGSILRTSRDYPERVKERFGVLMSTLKGLGVKYLITIGGEGTLYMANWIEKESRGSLSVVHVPKTIDNDIPLPGGASTFGYETARHWGVEIVKNLMEDSRTTGRWYFITTMGRNTGYLALGIGKAAGATITLIPEEFKDGALSFMTVSDILTASMIKRLSMGRDHGVAILAEGISERLDLEELSRYGQLEKDETGRIRLSEIQLGRVLRYFVKKTLDSFGINATIVDKNVGYELRAADPIPFDIEYTRNLGYGAVRYLLRGGTGALISYYEGDLKSTPFVEMIDYATGKVKIRTVDITSEAYEVGRKYMIRLEREDLEADNLKRIAKVANLSPEDFRDRFGPLSS